A portion of the Kribbella jejuensis genome contains these proteins:
- a CDS encoding general stress protein: MTAQGIPSMDPRPTGLTIGTYDTYREAQRAVDYLSDEKFPVQHTTIVGNNLRQVEKITGRLTWGRALTAGLASGAWFGLFVGLLLGLFTTNNMLAALLTGVVLGAFFGMVFGGLSYAQSAGRRDFTSRTAVVATTYDVLCDFKFAEEARNHLAKLALKGEVHPVLPQQSHPQQDRP, translated from the coding sequence ATGACCGCGCAGGGCATACCCTCGATGGACCCCAGGCCGACCGGCCTGACGATCGGGACGTACGACACCTACCGGGAGGCGCAGCGAGCTGTCGACTACCTGTCGGACGAGAAGTTCCCCGTCCAGCACACGACGATCGTCGGCAACAACCTCCGCCAGGTCGAGAAGATCACCGGCCGGCTCACCTGGGGCCGTGCGCTGACCGCGGGGCTGGCCAGCGGGGCGTGGTTCGGTCTGTTCGTCGGGCTGTTGCTCGGGCTCTTCACCACCAACAACATGCTGGCCGCGCTGCTGACCGGTGTCGTGCTCGGCGCCTTCTTCGGGATGGTGTTCGGCGGCCTCAGCTACGCGCAGTCCGCCGGCCGCCGGGACTTCACCTCGCGGACCGCGGTGGTGGCGACGACGTACGACGTACTCTGCGACTTCAAGTTCGCCGAAGAGGCGCGGAACCACCTCGCGAAGCTGGCGCTCAAGGGTGAGGTGCACCCGGTGCTGCCGCAGCAGTCGCACCCGCAGCAGGACCGGCCGTGA
- a CDS encoding magnesium and cobalt transport protein CorA has translation MAGRRWDMGATRRVGRVFARRGDGTGRPSDEVVTTKLEGALVDWGLYRDGVRDKRVDSYTEALDRARRGQGFVWIGLFQPNAHQLAIIGAEFGLHPLALEDASEAHQRPKLERYGETLFAVFKTVTYVPHRDLTATSEVVATGEVMVFCGPGFVVTVRHGEHSELTGLRQDLEQEPHRLATGPGAVLHAIADHVVDRYLEVADAVQADIDLIETDMFTPRGWRNIDRVYQLKREVLELKRAVAPLTGPMRALATLRHPLITDETRNYFRDVDDHLQRVKEQVISFDELLSSILQAGLAQVQVAENEDMRRISAWVAILAVPTMIAGIYGMNFDYMPELRLKYAYFVVLGVMACACFTLYRLFKRNHWL, from the coding sequence ATGGCCGGGCGACGATGGGACATGGGCGCGACACGCCGCGTGGGACGAGTCTTCGCCCGGCGTGGCGACGGTACCGGCCGTCCGTCGGACGAGGTCGTCACCACCAAGCTCGAGGGCGCCCTGGTCGACTGGGGGCTGTACCGGGACGGTGTCCGCGACAAGCGCGTCGATTCCTACACCGAGGCGCTCGACCGGGCCCGGCGCGGGCAGGGTTTCGTCTGGATCGGCCTGTTCCAGCCGAACGCGCACCAGCTCGCCATCATCGGAGCGGAGTTCGGGCTGCACCCGCTGGCCCTGGAGGACGCGTCCGAGGCGCACCAGCGCCCCAAGCTGGAGCGGTACGGCGAAACGCTCTTCGCCGTGTTCAAGACCGTCACCTACGTACCGCACCGCGACCTGACCGCCACCAGCGAAGTCGTGGCAACCGGTGAGGTCATGGTGTTCTGCGGGCCTGGCTTCGTGGTCACAGTGCGCCACGGTGAACACAGCGAGCTGACCGGGCTCCGCCAAGACCTCGAGCAGGAGCCGCATCGGCTCGCGACCGGACCGGGCGCCGTACTGCATGCCATCGCCGACCATGTCGTCGACCGGTACCTGGAGGTCGCGGACGCCGTACAGGCCGATATCGACCTGATCGAGACCGACATGTTCACGCCGCGCGGCTGGCGGAACATCGACCGGGTCTACCAGCTCAAGCGTGAGGTGCTCGAGCTCAAACGGGCGGTCGCACCGCTGACCGGCCCGATGCGGGCGCTGGCGACGCTTCGGCACCCGCTGATCACCGACGAGACCAGGAACTACTTCCGCGACGTCGACGACCACCTGCAGCGGGTGAAGGAGCAGGTGATCTCGTTCGACGAGCTGCTCAGCTCGATCCTGCAGGCCGGGCTGGCCCAGGTCCAGGTGGCCGAGAACGAGGACATGCGCCGGATCTCCGCCTGGGTCGCGATTCTCGCTGTGCCGACGATGATCGCCGGGATCTACGGGATGAACTTCGACTACATGCCGGAACTGCGGCTGAAGTACGCGTACTTCGTGGTGCTCGGCGTGATGGCCTGCGCGTGTTTCACCCTGTACCGCTTGTTCAAGCGGAACCACTGGCTCTGA
- a CDS encoding ArsR/SmtB family transcription factor, which produces MLRIHFTPRDLTRVTVATTPAPLWEVLLSLHMLQLAEGKLIFDDWRRHVRTTVAPDQLRLLLELTPPKGYSPDFLTPAESAPDFDTALEQTLATPRQQLHSQLDLLAQYRPASPWTRELAQGGRTSMAKLGRAIQTYHEAAIAPYWKSIGTHVSADHAHRGEALARHGVHRLLSSLHPRVRWVAPVLQVLDMNDRDLYLDGRGIELQPSAFCWQVPTKLRDPDLKPILVYPIQHAPGILRQASAEPVPSSDPLGSLLGSTRAAALEATVSGCTTTELARRCNISPAAASHQATVLREAGLITTRRSGASVRHEITQLGIWLLSGHGSNRAPT; this is translated from the coding sequence GTGCTTCGCATTCATTTCACGCCGCGCGACCTGACCCGGGTCACGGTGGCCACCACCCCGGCACCGCTGTGGGAGGTGCTGCTCAGCCTGCACATGCTGCAGCTGGCCGAGGGCAAGCTGATCTTCGACGACTGGCGCCGGCACGTGCGGACCACGGTCGCCCCGGACCAGCTGCGCCTGCTGCTCGAGCTGACCCCGCCGAAGGGCTACTCCCCCGACTTCCTCACTCCCGCGGAGTCCGCACCGGACTTCGACACCGCGCTGGAGCAGACCCTGGCCACCCCGCGGCAGCAGCTGCACAGCCAGCTCGACCTGCTCGCGCAGTACCGCCCGGCCTCACCGTGGACCCGGGAGCTCGCCCAGGGCGGCCGTACGTCGATGGCAAAACTGGGACGGGCGATCCAGACCTACCACGAGGCCGCGATCGCGCCGTACTGGAAGTCGATCGGCACGCACGTGTCCGCCGACCACGCCCATCGTGGGGAGGCGCTGGCCCGGCACGGCGTGCACCGGCTGCTGTCGTCGCTGCACCCGCGGGTCCGGTGGGTCGCACCGGTCCTGCAGGTGCTGGACATGAACGACCGCGATCTGTATCTCGATGGCAGGGGAATCGAGTTGCAGCCTTCGGCGTTCTGCTGGCAGGTACCGACCAAGCTGCGGGACCCGGACCTGAAACCGATCCTGGTGTACCCGATCCAGCACGCGCCGGGGATCCTGCGGCAGGCGTCGGCGGAGCCCGTACCGTCCAGCGATCCGCTGGGGTCCTTGCTCGGATCGACCCGGGCCGCCGCGCTGGAGGCCACCGTCTCCGGCTGTACGACGACCGAGCTGGCCAGACGCTGCAACATCTCCCCGGCCGCCGCGAGCCACCAGGCGACGGTGCTGCGCGAGGCCGGGCTGATCACCACTCGCCGGTCCGGTGCGTCGGTCCGGCACGAGATCACCCAACTGGGCATCTGGCTGCTCTCCGGCCACGGCTCGAACCGAGCCCCCACGTAG
- a CDS encoding acyl-CoA dehydrogenase family protein, whose product MSRLQQTDGLSDVQEEILKTVRAFVEAEIIPVATELEHRDEYPTEIVEGLKELGLFGLMIPEEYGGLGESLLTYALCVEEIARGWMSVSGIINTHFIVAYMLLQHGTDEQKQKYLPRMATGEVRGAFSMSEPGCGSDVSAIKTKATRDGDGYVINGQKMWLTNGGSANLVAVLVKTDEQQDSVYKNMTTFLVEKEPGFGEVDKGLTVPGKIEKMGYKGVDTTELVFDGYRIDAGQILGGVPGKGFYQMMDGVEVGRVNVAARGCGVARRAFELGISYAQQRETFGKKIADHQAVLFRLADMAVKVEAAHELMVKAARKKDSGSRNDFEAGVAKYLASEYCAQVVEDSFRIHGGYGFSKDYEIERLYREAPMLLIGEGTADIQRMIIGRRLLEDYKL is encoded by the coding sequence ATGAGCAGGTTGCAGCAGACCGACGGGCTGAGCGACGTCCAGGAGGAGATCCTGAAGACGGTCCGCGCCTTCGTCGAGGCGGAGATCATCCCGGTCGCCACCGAGCTCGAGCACCGCGACGAATACCCGACCGAGATCGTCGAGGGCCTCAAGGAGCTCGGCCTGTTCGGCCTGATGATCCCCGAGGAGTACGGCGGTCTCGGTGAATCGCTGCTCACCTACGCGCTGTGCGTGGAGGAGATCGCCCGCGGCTGGATGAGCGTGTCCGGCATCATCAACACGCACTTCATCGTCGCGTACATGCTGCTCCAGCACGGCACCGACGAGCAGAAGCAGAAGTACCTTCCCCGGATGGCGACCGGCGAGGTCCGCGGCGCGTTCTCGATGTCCGAGCCGGGCTGCGGCTCAGACGTCTCCGCGATCAAGACCAAGGCCACCCGCGACGGCGACGGGTACGTGATCAACGGCCAGAAGATGTGGCTGACCAACGGCGGCTCGGCGAACCTGGTCGCCGTCCTCGTGAAGACCGACGAGCAGCAGGACTCGGTCTACAAGAACATGACCACGTTCCTGGTCGAGAAGGAGCCCGGGTTCGGCGAGGTCGACAAGGGCCTGACCGTACCGGGCAAGATCGAGAAGATGGGCTACAAGGGCGTCGACACCACCGAGCTGGTGTTCGACGGCTACCGGATCGACGCGGGCCAGATCCTGGGCGGCGTACCGGGCAAGGGTTTCTACCAGATGATGGACGGCGTCGAGGTCGGCCGGGTGAACGTCGCCGCCCGCGGCTGCGGCGTCGCCCGCCGGGCGTTCGAGCTCGGCATCTCGTACGCCCAGCAGCGCGAGACGTTCGGCAAGAAGATCGCCGACCACCAGGCGGTGCTGTTCCGGCTGGCCGACATGGCGGTCAAGGTCGAGGCGGCGCACGAGCTGATGGTGAAGGCGGCCAGGAAGAAGGACAGCGGCTCCCGCAACGACTTCGAGGCCGGCGTCGCGAAGTACCTGGCCAGTGAGTACTGCGCGCAGGTCGTCGAGGACTCGTTCCGGATCCACGGCGGGTACGGGTTCTCCAAGGATTACGAGATCGAGCGGCTGTACCGCGAGGCGCCGATGCTGCTGATCGGCGAAGGCACCGCGGACATCCAGCGGATGATCATCGGCCGCCGATTGCTGGAGGACTACAAGCTCTGA
- a CDS encoding serine/threonine-protein kinase translates to MNGEVLAGRYRLLTLLGRGGAGEVWQAEDTVLARQVAVKLLRSLDGDPMDAVERFRAEAQSAARLTHPNVVATYDVGTEGDHVFLVMELVPGPDLAKLMRTSGLPTPGMVETIATQGARALDAAHEAGIVHRDIKPANLLLAPDGTLKMTDFGIAKRAGNETTGLGVLLGTASYVSPEQVRGEPATPASDWYSFGCVLHELLTGTPPFTGPTADVVMRQHLDVPPPPITRTDVPAELAGLVTHLLAKDPAARPSSAADVTALLSPANQTQVLAYTPTAVADVVGVGHWEEDVEPETTSHRPSGFPRAKAAVAVAAVVVVGVVAAVLLRAGVSNDPPTAQAGGTPSVPVQKTTAAPKTTPKPKPTPTPTKTTPTKKPSPKQTQNPQAILVQRLRTLAAQVRATQQDSHSKAPRDAANQLDQAAQAVDHGDLQSAAQHFYTARQRLFEAQQHNRWQPTQQIVSLFVALGQTLPRPSGDHHE, encoded by the coding sequence GTGAACGGCGAGGTACTGGCAGGTCGGTACCGGTTGCTGACCCTGTTGGGCAGGGGCGGTGCGGGTGAGGTGTGGCAGGCCGAGGACACGGTCCTGGCCCGTCAGGTGGCGGTGAAACTGCTGCGCAGCCTCGACGGTGACCCGATGGACGCGGTCGAGCGGTTCCGGGCCGAGGCTCAATCAGCCGCTCGATTGACCCATCCGAACGTGGTCGCGACGTACGACGTCGGCACCGAGGGCGACCACGTGTTCCTGGTGATGGAACTCGTCCCGGGCCCCGACCTCGCCAAGCTCATGCGTACGTCGGGACTCCCGACCCCGGGCATGGTCGAGACCATCGCCACGCAGGGCGCCCGCGCGCTCGACGCCGCCCACGAGGCCGGGATCGTGCACCGCGACATCAAGCCCGCGAACCTGCTGCTGGCCCCGGACGGCACGCTCAAGATGACCGACTTCGGGATCGCGAAGCGGGCCGGCAACGAGACGACCGGCCTGGGCGTCCTGCTCGGTACGGCGTCGTACGTGTCGCCGGAGCAGGTCCGTGGCGAGCCCGCGACCCCCGCCAGCGACTGGTACTCGTTCGGCTGCGTGCTGCACGAGCTCCTGACCGGTACGCCGCCCTTCACCGGCCCGACCGCCGACGTCGTGATGCGGCAGCACCTCGACGTACCGCCTCCGCCGATCACGCGGACCGACGTACCGGCTGAGCTGGCCGGGCTCGTGACGCACCTGCTGGCGAAGGACCCGGCCGCACGGCCGTCCTCGGCCGCGGACGTGACCGCGCTGCTGTCACCGGCCAACCAGACGCAGGTGCTGGCCTACACGCCAACGGCGGTGGCGGACGTGGTCGGTGTCGGGCACTGGGAGGAGGACGTCGAGCCGGAGACCACTTCCCACCGACCGTCGGGGTTCCCACGGGCGAAGGCCGCCGTAGCTGTTGCCGCGGTCGTGGTCGTCGGCGTGGTGGCGGCGGTGCTGTTGCGGGCGGGCGTGTCGAACGACCCGCCGACCGCACAGGCAGGCGGTACGCCGTCTGTCCCGGTGCAGAAGACCACGGCCGCTCCCAAGACCACACCGAAACCCAAGCCGACGCCTACCCCCACCAAGACGACTCCGACCAAGAAGCCGTCGCCCAAGCAGACGCAGAACCCGCAGGCCATCCTCGTGCAGCGCCTGCGAACCCTCGCCGCGCAGGTACGCGCCACGCAGCAGGACAGCCACAGTAAGGCCCCACGCGACGCCGCGAACCAGTTGGACCAGGCTGCGCAGGCCGTCGATCACGGTGATCTGCAGTCCGCCGCACAGCACTTCTACACGGCCAGGCAGCGTCTCTTCGAGGCACAGCAGCACAACCGCTGGCAGCCCACGCAGCAGATCGTCTCGCTCTTCGTGGCCCTCGGCCAGACGTTGCCACGACCGTCCGGCGACCACCACGAGTGA
- a CDS encoding peptidylprolyl isomerase — protein MKLPALLAAVLVATTLTTTTASATPAPHPRPVVKCEFTPTPENPAAKPVRIPSANARAKGTVDVYFVTNYGPFVVRMDRANAPCGVHNFVHLVKSRFYDATQCFRLTNSARLGVLQCGDIYRQEEGGPGYKFPDEVTGKETYPRGTVAYGNQGPGTNGSEFFVVHSFAHIAPNYTVLGHVIAGMSTFDRMVAAGIADPDQDGPPVHPIRILKVWAR, from the coding sequence ATGAAACTTCCCGCCCTGCTCGCGGCCGTGCTGGTCGCGACGACGCTGACCACGACCACCGCCTCCGCCACGCCGGCGCCGCATCCGCGGCCGGTGGTGAAGTGCGAGTTCACCCCGACCCCGGAGAACCCGGCCGCGAAGCCGGTCCGGATCCCGTCCGCGAACGCCCGGGCGAAGGGCACGGTGGACGTGTACTTCGTGACGAACTACGGGCCGTTCGTGGTGCGGATGGACCGGGCGAACGCGCCGTGCGGCGTGCACAACTTCGTGCATCTGGTGAAGTCGCGGTTCTACGACGCCACCCAGTGCTTCCGGCTGACGAACTCGGCCCGGCTGGGCGTCCTGCAGTGCGGCGACATCTACCGCCAGGAGGAGGGCGGACCGGGCTACAAGTTCCCCGACGAGGTCACCGGGAAGGAGACCTACCCACGCGGCACCGTTGCCTACGGCAACCAGGGTCCCGGGACGAACGGCTCGGAGTTCTTCGTCGTCCACTCGTTCGCCCACATCGCCCCGAACTACACCGTCCTCGGGCACGTGATCGCCGGCATGTCCACCTTCGACCGGATGGTCGCCGCCGGCATCGCCGACCCCGACCAGGACGGCCCGCCGGTACACCCGATCCGCATCCTCAAGGTCTGGGCCCGCTAG
- a CDS encoding LuxR C-terminal-related transcriptional regulator, translating into MGIRGRPRHPDVLTPAEWQVVHAVRHGMSNREIARRRGVSLDAVKFHVANAVRKLGLSRRAELRSWRGVPVDSTLRRGEVLGMSVQLGAIGQIARLVSDIGTATEFYGGVLGLPHLYTFGDLAFFDCGGTRLFLRATEERGEQSILYFRVADINTAYDELRERGVEFESAPHLIHKHDDGVEEWMAFFPDPDGQLLAIMSQV; encoded by the coding sequence ATGGGCATCCGCGGGCGCCCCAGACATCCCGACGTGCTGACCCCGGCCGAATGGCAGGTCGTGCACGCGGTCCGGCACGGCATGTCGAACCGAGAGATCGCCCGGCGCCGTGGGGTGAGCCTGGACGCGGTGAAGTTCCACGTGGCGAACGCGGTCCGGAAGCTCGGCCTGAGCCGCCGGGCGGAGCTCCGTAGCTGGCGTGGGGTGCCTGTGGACAGCACATTGCGACGAGGAGAGGTCCTGGGGATGAGCGTGCAGCTTGGTGCCATCGGGCAGATTGCCCGGCTGGTGAGTGACATCGGGACCGCGACCGAGTTCTACGGCGGCGTACTGGGCCTGCCGCACCTCTACACGTTCGGTGACCTGGCGTTCTTCGACTGCGGCGGGACGCGGTTGTTCCTGCGCGCCACCGAGGAGCGCGGCGAGCAGTCGATCCTGTACTTCCGCGTCGCCGATATCAACACCGCGTACGACGAACTCCGGGAACGCGGCGTGGAGTTCGAGAGCGCACCGCACCTGATCCACAAGCACGACGACGGGGTCGAGGAATGGATGGCGTTCTTCCCCGACCCCGACGGTCAACTGCTGGCGATCATGTCCCAGGTCTAG
- a CDS encoding HpcH/HpaI aldolase/citrate lyase family protein, whose translation MDKVTDKALRSRRSCLATPGSNPRFLTKAKGLDADQVFLDLEDSVAPLAKPDARKNIVAALNEGGWGTKLRVVRVNDWTTEWTYADVIEVVGGAGANLDCIMLPKVQTAEQVVALDLLLTQLEKVHGYEPGRIGIEAQIENALGLTNVNAIATASPRVETIIFGPADFMASINMKSLVVGEQPPGYDVGDAYHYILMQILMAARAHGKQAIDGPYLQIKDVDGFRRVAGRSAALGFDGKWVLHPDQIAAANEVYSPRQEDYDHAENILDAYEHYTSAAGGARGAVMLGDEMIDEASRKMALVISAKGRAAGLERSDVWQPPAD comes from the coding sequence GTGGACAAGGTGACGGACAAGGCGTTGCGGAGCAGGCGGTCGTGTTTGGCCACGCCCGGATCGAACCCAAGGTTCCTGACCAAGGCGAAGGGGCTGGACGCGGACCAGGTGTTCCTGGACCTCGAGGACTCGGTCGCGCCGCTCGCGAAGCCGGACGCCCGGAAGAACATCGTCGCCGCGCTCAACGAAGGCGGCTGGGGGACCAAGCTCCGCGTCGTGCGCGTGAACGACTGGACCACCGAGTGGACCTACGCGGACGTCATCGAGGTCGTCGGCGGTGCCGGCGCGAACCTGGACTGCATCATGCTGCCGAAGGTGCAGACCGCCGAGCAGGTGGTCGCGCTCGACCTGCTGCTCACCCAGTTGGAGAAGGTGCACGGGTACGAGCCCGGCCGGATCGGCATCGAGGCGCAGATCGAGAACGCGCTCGGGCTGACCAATGTGAACGCGATCGCGACCGCCTCGCCGCGGGTCGAGACGATCATCTTCGGGCCGGCCGACTTCATGGCGTCGATCAACATGAAGTCGCTGGTGGTCGGCGAACAGCCCCCCGGGTACGACGTCGGCGACGCGTACCACTACATCCTGATGCAGATCCTGATGGCCGCTCGCGCCCACGGCAAGCAGGCGATCGACGGCCCGTACCTGCAGATCAAGGACGTCGACGGCTTCCGGCGCGTGGCCGGCCGCTCGGCCGCGCTCGGCTTCGACGGCAAGTGGGTCCTGCACCCCGACCAGATCGCCGCCGCGAACGAGGTCTACTCACCGCGCCAAGAGGACTACGACCACGCCGAGAACATCCTCGACGCCTACGAGCACTACACCTCGGCCGCCGGCGGCGCCCGCGGCGCGGTGATGCTCGGCGACGAGATGATCGACGAGGCCAGCCGCAAAATGGCGCTCGTCATCTCCGCGAAGGGCCGCGCGGCCGGTCTCGAGCGCAGCGACGTGTGGCAGCCGCCGGCCGACTAG